ATCCTCctcctagctatttgaaactatgtatTATTGTTAACTCTAGTTATCGGTCCCCTTctttatagatgggaaaattgAGGATTAGGAAAGTGAGGTAATGTCCCTGATGTCACATAAGTTGGTAACTGTCAGATTCTGCATTTGATTACAGGCCTGAATGCCAAGGCCAGCTTTGGAAAGGTAAGAGGACCAGAGGGCCAACTGCTCTTTTTTACTCTGGCAGGCCAAGCGAGCGGTACAGCGGGGAGCTACTGCAGTCATCTTTGATGTGTCTGAAAACCCAGAAGCTATTGACCAGGTAAACTCTTCAGGCCATGCCAACACTGCAGCCTCCCTGAGAAAGGCACTTCCTTTAGTGAGCTTGGCTTGTCCCGGTTATGTCACCCTCATCTCAGGGCGTTTGCTCTTGTCTTCTGAAGTTAGATGTCCATGTTTGGACATAATCCCCAAGGGAGGTGTACTGGGCGAGGTTAAGAGCCAGGGAATTGGGGCACAGGaggcattttctctttcttccccccgagacagtcttgctctgtcgccagcctggagtgcactggcacaacctcagctcactgcaatctccacctcctgggttaaaacgattctcctgcctcagcctcccaagtatctgggaatataggcatgcgccaccacgcctggctaatttttgtatttttagtagagatggggtttcaccatgttggccaggctggtctcgaactcttgaccttgtgctccatctgcctcggcctcccaaagggctgggaatacaggcgtgagccactgcgccaggctcaTGGGGCATTTTCTAAGACCTTTCTGGCCCTTCTGCTTGCCCAGTCCATCCCAAAACAAGCGTTATTCTCAGCCTTGCTGTTTTGGGAACTCCAAGGCTGTAATGTTGGAAGAGCTGGAGGATTCCAGACAGGTATTCAATGTTCCTTCCCTCCAGCCTTGCTTTCTCTCTACTGCTTCTTAAAGTAAGCACACCTTTTAACCAGAgccctctcttcttccttagcTGAACCAGGGCTCGGAAGACCCGCTCAAGAGGCCGGTGGTGTATGTGAAGGGTGCAGATGCCATTAAGCTGATGAACATCGTCAACAAGCAGAAAGTGGCTCGAGCAAGGATCCAGCACCGCCCTCCTCGAGTGAGCCTCCACACCGTTTGGCACAGGCTCAGGGCCTTTTCTGCTACTACCTGTCCCTTTATTTCCCTTGGCCTTTCATTCCTATCTCTCTAAAATGCTGGCAACCCCAGGTTCCTGCAGGCTTAGATCACCCACTGGACTCAGGGCCAGGGAGAAATGTTACTCGTGTTCCTTTATAGCGAATTTGAAAAATCCTGCCAGAAATAGATACCTTTGTGCTAAGATGTCTCTGGCCTCTTCCACCTGGCATTCCTTCTTGGCAATCTCTCATCGTTTCTTTTCCATCCCATCTCCCTCTGAAAGGCAAACTGAGGAGGATTGAAGGGATGGGGCACCCAGCACCTGCCTTCCTGTGTCTTCCTTCTTCCATCTGACTTAGACACTAGAAAAAAggcttgtatttctttcttcctatagAGTAGATTACCTTATTGAAACTCCCCAAGTTAATTTAAGTCTGGAAAAGTTAGCTTTCAACTGGGATTGAGTTCAATGGCTAATGAATAGCATCTGCATCTCTTAAGTATGTGGAAGAGACACTACTGGCCACTAACTCTTAACCGGCCTCTTCTGCTCAAACCTCAAGCTGAAGAATTCCAGGAACCTTGGGCTGGTGCCCTATATTGGTGTTATTTCCCCCTCACAAATATTGGGACATTCACAGTATAGGATGATTCTTTCCCATGCACAACATAGCCGGATACATGCAGCTTCCACTTTGCAAAGCTCTATTCCCATTGGCCAAATGGAGGTCCCAGATAAGGTGGCTGTGAGGTTTTAGAAGGCAGTGAGGAAAAGgtaagaactaaaagtagaggGAGTTTGCTGAACTGACTTGCTGGctgctttttaaaggaaaaaaaaaagcgctTTGGTAAATATGACTCATTGTAGTGGAAGCTGATATTTGTGGAAGCAGCATACAATTTTCTGAGTTGTTGTAAACCATTAATTATATGGTTAGTAATCACTGTTCCCTCAAAACATGACACTCACTCTTTTGTCCTATAAATGtgattatttgtgtttatttggaaGGGCCTTTCTTACCAGTTACAGCCAACTTTGCAGTATTCCACGGGGAGCCAGGCTTTACCAACAGAGTCCCCTTGGCTCTTGGGGGACCTGCTGAGATCGCCACAGGCATCCCCCTGGGCCACACCGAAGGCACTACTTGGGCCTAGGGAGCACACCATGTACATGTGAGCAGAACCCCAGGAGTTTCCTGCAAATTGAGGGGAAACTCATCCCAGTCACCCCATCTTTATCCTGACCAAGCCAAGACAGCCCATGTGCCGATTACCAGGCTGCAGAGAGGCTGTGACTCACTGTGTCTGTGTTCCGTTCCAGCAACCCACTGAATACTTTGACATGGGGATTTTCCTGGCTTTCTTCGTCGTGGTCTCCTTGGTCTGCCTCATCCTCCTTGTCAAAATCAAGCTGAAGCAGCGACGCAGTCAGGTAGGGCCTCTGTGTAACCCGTGAGCAGTAACCCCTGTTGCCCTGACACTGGGGAAAACCAGGACTCTTAACCACCTTATTTTTTGATGGTGCAACATGGAGCCTCACAGCTGTGGACTCTGAGCTCCACAGCCTGTTCCCAGTGGCctagaaacagcaaagatggaaaaaaagtaagagcaaactaggccaggcaccatggctcacgcctgcaatcccagcactttggaaggccgaggcaggcagatcacttgagctcacgagttcaagaccagcctggtcaacatggcaaaaccccgtctctagcaaaaatataaaaattatctgggcatggtggcgcgtacctgtagtcctagctacttgggagactgaggtgggagcatcacttgagcctggggggcagaggttgcagtgagctatgatcgcaccactgcattctagccttagtaacagagtaagaccctgtctcaaaaaaaaaaagaaaaaaaaagagagagagagagcaaaactTAGAGCCTTCTCTGTTCTAAAAGGGCTAGTCCTACAAAGGCTGAGCACTGGGAATATCCCCAGCAGGTGTTTCAAAggaagtgtttattttattttttttatttatttgagacaagatctcactctgtcacccaggctggagtgcagtggcatgatcttggcttactgcaacctccacctcccagggtcaagtgaatctcatgcctcagcctcccgagtagctggaattacaggcactcggctaatttttgtatttttagtagagatggggtttcaccatgttggccaggctggtctcaaactcctaacctcaggtgatccgcctgccttggcctcccaaaatgctaggattacaggcatgagccaccgcgcctggcccaaaggaAGTGTTTAAATCAATGTTAATAAGTATTATAAACACTCCACAGGTCTAGAATATGTGCTGTGGCAGTCTGAATTTTGAGTGCTTTCTCAGAAGTCTGTTCTGGCGTGATTGAGAAATGTTTGCCTGTCCCAGTGCATCAAGTGGCGCCCTAGAGCCTTGGTCCTCAGATAGGATCTGTGGTCCAGCAGCACCTGGAAGCCTGATAGAAATGCAGGGTCTCAGGCCCCACTTCAGACCACCTACACAGTATACCAGGCTCTCCGGGTGATGCCTGATGAACAGTAGCTGCTGTAGCACTGCAGCTGCCACATCACTTTGTGCTTGTAGGAAGGAGAAACTCAGGGGTGGAGGGCAGTGAGAGGATAAGCAGAGATCTGGACCCGCAAATGTATGGCAGGGTCATGTCTCAGGGGAGAGATGGTGGATCCTGGAAGGCAATCTGTAGAGAAGAGAATCACCAAAGTTCTCATGAAGGTTAAGCGACCACTCCCAACAGGATGATGGCTTGTGTTTTTTGAGCACAGCCTATTTGCCAGGTGCTAAGCACTTACACATTGTCTATTTACTGTCACCACCTCTTTCAACAGAAAGAGGAGGAACCCTTGGCATAGAACAGGTTGATAACTCAGGGTCTGGCAGAGTTAGGAGGCAGCAAGTCCAGGTAATTGGAGGAGACCCCTGCCTTCAAATCACTTGCCACTTGGGAAAAGCCTAGGTTGATGTCGTGGACGTCCCATGCATCTGGAGAATATGTGCTATGGCAGGCTGAGTTTTGAGCGACTTCTCAGAATTGTTCTGGCGTGATAGAGAATTGTCTACCTGACCCAGTGAATCGAGTGTCATGTCCCTGGGGTGACTGCCACTGTCATACGTACTGGACCCTCACACAGACCACATTCTGCCATGCAGAATTCCATGAACAGGCTGGCTGTGCAGGCTCTGGAGAAGATGGAAACCAGAAAGTTCAACTCCAAGAGCAAGGGGCGCCGGGAGGGGAGCTGTGGGGCCCTGGACACACTCAGCAGCAGCTCCACGTCCGACTGTGCCATCTGTCTGGAGAAGTACATTGATGGAGAGGTAATGGCAGAAGCAGACCCGTCCTGGGTGGGGAAAACATAGGCAGGTCAGCAGTGGTGCCCAAGACCTAGAAGGACAGGGCCCTGTGTTCCATTGCACACATCAACTTTTCGAGTCGCTCTTCTGAAAATTCTGAGACTTAACTTGATACTTGACTGGGTGTTTTTACTTGCAAAGAGACGGGATTTTATAtccctcacttttttttcttgtagctctttaaaaattttaggccTAGtgtcatgcctgtagtcctagctacttgggaggctgaggtggaaggatcagttgaggctaggaattcgaggctgcagtgagctattattacaccactgcatgccagcctgggcaacagagtgagaccttgtctctcttagaaagaaaatttcaggccgggcatggtggctcaagcctgtaatcccagcactttgggaggccaagacgggtggatcacgaggtcaggagatcgagaccatcctggctaacacggtgaaaccctgtctctactaaaaaatacaaaaaactagccaggcgaggtggtgggcgcctgtagtcccagctactcgggaggctgaggcaggagaatggcgtgaacctgggaggcggagcttgcagtgagctgagatccgaccactgcactccagcctgggtgacagagcgagactccgtctcaaaaaaaaaaaaaagaaagaaaatttcagaccttCAGAAAAGACTAGTACCATAGACGATGTATGTCAAGGGCCTAGAATCATCCATGATGTACATTTTGCCACACTTGCTCACTCTCCCTCACTCTCCCTCTTTCTAGACAGATGCATACATAAACATATTTGGGGGGTAGGGAGCAAACCACTTGAGAATTACAGACATTTGATGCCCCTTTGCTGAAAATGTTCCACTCCTGCAGAGACTGTTGGATGGAAATGGAATTTTTGCAGAATAGAATAGTAGATTCCTACACAGACTCTGGATTCTAATCCTGGCCTGGGTGGATTCTAGTTTTGTGACCGTGGGCAAGTGATTTCGTTTTCTTGTGACATGGGCCCAACACTGACCAGTATTCCAGGTGATAATGAGGGTTCCATGAGAAGATCCAGGGTAGACCCTTTGTTATTCTGTCAGGCACAGTGTTAGGTATGAGCTGGAATATTGTGCTGGACAGGTCAGAAAATTGAAAGACAAAGTAAAATGAGCAAATCTGGAAGATGCTTAGGCTTAGGAACTCTGGAGGTGGTTCTATCCCAATAACTCCATCTGTCTAGATAGGTTGCTTTTCTTATAAACCATGTACCCCCATGGTGAGGTTCAGGGTCCAGTAAAGGAGGGGAGAGCAGAGCTTTGCCCCTTTGCTGCCCCATCTGTCAATCATGAGTCCCAGGCATCTTCCTTTCTACTCTTGCCCATTTGGGATACCTGGGGGCAGCCAACACCTCAGAGATGCAGAATACCTTGGGGTATACCTGGTCCTCTCTCCATACCCCTAGGCCTCGCATCCTCACTAGCACAAGGCCTCGGCCTTCCCTGGGTGGAGGCATGAGTGTGCTTGCCCTCCTTCAACTACAGGAAAGACGCCTGCCTCTGTGCGTGCCCACTCCCTTAACACTGAGGACTGTGGTTGGGGCTGACTGCTGGCAGTTTCCTTCTCCCTACAACATAGGGGTGGGCCCTGCTTCTAGGAAATTGAGCCCTAattggaggtggggaggagagtGGGGAAGGGCACTGGCATGCTGTGCAGCGCTCCTTGGTCTGTGCTGGGCTCTGCAGGAGGACACACCTGCGAGGCTGAAGGCAGACCTGTgtcccctctctccctgcccaggAGCTGCGGGTCATCCCCTGTACTCACCGGTTTCACAGGAAGTGCGTGGACCCCTGGCTGCTGCAGCACCACACCTGCCCCCACTGTCGGCACAACATCATAGGTAACTGTCACCTGCCTCAGCCATTGCTGAAGAGTCAAGTTAGAGGACGCTGTCCCTACCGAGTGCCTAGCTAGAGTGTGACACACACCGCACGCTTGGGAGCGAGCAGAGCCACTGTGGCGCTGCCCTCTGGACTTGGAGGCCTGGCAGCCCTGGGTTTTGGAGGTTGTCTGCACACCCCTTAGGAGAGCCTGGCATTAAGAATCACCCTGAGTTCAAGTTTGGGCTTCACATTAAGCAGCTTCCTGACCTTAGGCAAGACATCTGGCCTCTCCCAGGCCTGAGGCCCCTAATGTCTTTAGTGGCAATAACAGTAATGGTGTTTGCCCACACCCCATACCATGGGGGTGTTCCTAGGACCATGAGGGATGATGAGTGTGCAGTGGCCAGCTTGTGCTGTTGCTCCTGCATCACTGTGTCATTAAACAGGGATGGAGGGACACTGGCGTCTTTGAGTCCAATTCTTTTCTGCAGACTCTTGTGGTGCCCAGTCAGGCAGAGCAGTGGGGAGTTGGGAGCGAGGCCTTTACAAGAGATGGGCCATTTCACACAGATAAGCAGGTCAACCTCTGCCGCTGCCTCTGAGTTTGGGGGCAGGGTTGTGAGAATGGGCACCTTGGCAGGTGACCAAgcctgctgcttcagcctctgcACCTTTTAAAAATCCCTCTAGCCCCTGACACCAGTATGCTCAGCCCTGCCTACTCTGTTTCCTCCGCTTGTCCCCAGAACAAAAGGGAAACCCAAGCACGGTGTGTGTGGAGACCAGCAACCTCTCACGTGGTCGGCAGCAGAGGGTGACCCTGCCGGTGCATTACCCGGGCCGTGTGCACAGGACCAACGCCATCCCAGCCTACCCTACGAGGACAAGCATGGACTCCCAGGGCAACCCCGTCACCTTGCTGACCGTGGACCGGAACGGGGAGCAGAGCCTTTATTCCCCGCAGACCCCCGCCTACATCCGCAGCTACCCACCCCTCCACCTGGACCACAGCCTGGCCGCTCACCGCTGCGGCCTGGAGCACCGGGCCTACTCTCCAGCCCACCCCTTCCGCAGGCCCAAGTTGAGCGGCCGCAGCTTCTCCAAGGCAGCTTGCTTCTCCCAGTATGAGACCATGTACCAGCACTACTACTTCCAGGGCCTCAGCTACCCGGAGCAGGAGGGGCAGTCCCCGCCTAGCCTCACGCCCCGGGGCCCGGCCCGTGCCTTTCCTCCCAGCGCCTTTCCTCCCAGCGGCAGTGGCAGCCTGCTCTTCCCCACAGTGGTGCACGTGGCCCcgccctcccactcccacctgGAGAGCGGCAGCACGTCCAGCTTCAGCTGCTATCACGGCCACCGCTCGGTGTGCAGTGGCTACCTGGCCGACTGCCCGGGCAgcgacagcagcagcagcagcagctccggCCAGTGCCATTGTTCCTCCAGTGACTCTGTGGTAGACTGCACTGAGGTCAGCAACCAGGGCGTGTACGGGAGCTGCTCCACCTTCCGCAGCTCCCTCAGCAGTGACTATGACCCCTTCATCTACCGCAGCCGGAGCCCCTGTCGTGCCAGTGAGGCGGGGGGCTCGGGCAGCTCGGGCCGGGGGCCTGCTGTGTGCTTCGAGGGCTCCCCGCCCCCCGAGGAGCTCCCGGTGGTGCACAGTCATGGTGCTGGGCGGGGCGAGCCTTGGCCGGGCCCTGCCTCTCGCTCGGGGGATCAGGTGTCCACCTGCAGCCTGGAGATGAACTACAGCAGCAACTCCTCCCTGGAGCACAGGGGGCCCAAGAGCTCTACCTCAGAAGTGGGGCTCGAGGCTTCTCCTGGGGCCGCCCCGGACCTCAGGAGGACCTGGAAGGGGGGCCACGAGGGGCCGTCGTGTGCCTGCTGCTGCGAGCCCCAACCCTCCCCACCCGGACCTAGTG
The Piliocolobus tephrosceles isolate RC106 chromosome 19, ASM277652v3, whole genome shotgun sequence genome window above contains:
- the ZNRF3 gene encoding E3 ubiquitin-protein ligase ZNRF3, which codes for MHPLGLCNNNDEEDLYEYGWVGVVKLEQPELDPKPCLTVLGKAKRAVQRGATAVIFDVSENPEAIDQLNQGSEDPLKRPVVYVKGADAIKLMNIVNKQKVARARIQHRPPRQPTEYFDMGIFLAFFVVVSLVCLILLVKIKLKQRRSQNSMNRLAVQALEKMETRKFNSKSKGRREGSCGALDTLSSSSTSDCAICLEKYIDGEELRVIPCTHRFHRKCVDPWLLQHHTCPHCRHNIIEQKGNPSTVCVETSNLSRGRQQRVTLPVHYPGRVHRTNAIPAYPTRTSMDSQGNPVTLLTVDRNGEQSLYSPQTPAYIRSYPPLHLDHSLAAHRCGLEHRAYSPAHPFRRPKLSGRSFSKAACFSQYETMYQHYYFQGLSYPEQEGQSPPSLTPRGPARAFPPSAFPPSGSGSLLFPTVVHVAPPSHSHLESGSTSSFSCYHGHRSVCSGYLADCPGSDSSSSSSSGQCHCSSSDSVVDCTEVSNQGVYGSCSTFRSSLSSDYDPFIYRSRSPCRASEAGGSGSSGRGPAVCFEGSPPPEELPVVHSHGAGRGEPWPGPASRSGDQVSTCSLEMNYSSNSSLEHRGPKSSTSEVGLEASPGAAPDLRRTWKGGHEGPSCACCCEPQPSPPGPSAGAAGSSTLLLGPHLYEGSGPAGGEPQSGSSQGLYGLHPDHLPRTDGVKYEGLPCCFYEEKQVARSGGGGSGCYTEDYSVSVQYTLTEEPPPGCYPGARDLSQRIPIIPEDVDCDLGLPSDCQGTHSLGSWGGTRGPDTPRPHRGLGATREEERALCCQARALLRPGCPPEEVGAARASFPNALQDTQESSATATEAAGPRSRSADSSSTGA